GGCGACCGGGGGGAGGAGGAGCTGACGGAGGATTCGCCGCCGGGAGAAGGATTTCTCGCGGAGGTGTGCCGGGAGTGGGAGCGGGAGGCGTTCCGGGCGGCGGACCGCGGGGTCCGCGTGGTCGTGGTGCGCACGGGGGTGGCGCTCGGGCCGGACGGGGGGGCGCTGGCGCGGATGCGGACGCCCTTCTGGCTGGGGCTGGGAGGGCGTCTCGGCAGCGGCGAGCAGTGGATGAGCTGGATCGACCGGGACGATCTTGTGGGGATCTACCTTCACGCGCTCGAGCGGGAGGAGGTGTCGGGGCCGCTGCTCGGCACGGCTCCGGAGCCCGTGCGCAACGCGGAGTTCACGAAGGCGCTCGGGCGGGCGCTGGGGCGCCCGGCGGTGGTCCCGATGCCCGGCTGGATGCTGCGGGCGCTGTTCGGGCGGGTGGCCGAGGTGCTTCTTTCGAGCCAGCGGTGCCGGCCTCGGCGGACGCTGGCGTCGGGCTTCCGGTTCGAGCATCCGGACCTCGGGGAAGCGCTGGGGCGGGCGCTCGCCGCGTGAGCTTTTTTTTTCGGTTCCGCGCGTTTCGGGCCTTGACAAGCCTGCATAAATTTGTATGATTCGTGCATATTTATGAGCATCAAGGCGGAGCGGCAGCGGGCCCTTCTGGAGATCGTGGCGAGCCGGGCGGTGGCCACGCAGGCGGAGCTCAAGGAGCTCCTGCGGGCGCGCGGATTCGCCGCCGACCAGGGGACGATCTCCCGGGACGTGCGGGAGCTGGGACTCGTCAAGGTGTCCGACGACGGCGTCCACTACCGGTACGCGCCGGTCGAGGCCGTGGCCCCGCCCGCGCCCCCCAAGGCCGGCGCGATCCTGGCCCGGCTCGTGCGCAAGGTGGACTGGTCGGGAAACCTCCTCGTCGTCAAGACCGATCCGGGCGAGGCGAGTCCCGTGGGGCTGGCGCTCGATCGGATGGGATGGCCGGACGTGGTCGGAACCGTGGCGGGGGACGACACCCTGCTCGTCGTCGTGCGCGAAGGCGCCTCGGCGCGCAAGCTCGCGCGGAAAATCATGGATCTCAAGACCCACAAGAGGGAACCCGCATGACCCGCAAGATCGTGCTCGCGTACTCCGGGGGCCTGGACACGTCCGTCATCCTGAAGTGGCTGAAGGAAAAGTACCAGTGCCCCGTCGTCGCCTTCATCGCCGACATCGGCCAGGGCGAGGACATCGGGGCCATCTCCCGCAAGGCCGCCCGCACCGGCGCCGACAAGGTCCACGTGGCCGACCTCCGCGAGGAGTTCGCCCGCGACTACGTCTTCGCCGCGCTCAAGGCCAACGCCGTCTACGAGGGCGCCTACCTCATGGGCACCTCCATCGCCCGGCCGCTCATCGCCAAGTACCAGGTCAAGGTCGCCAAGAGCGAGGGTGCCGACGCCGTCGCCCACGGCGCCACGGGCAAGGGCAACGACCAGGTCCGCTTCGAGCTCACCGTCAAGGCGCTCGCCCCGGAGCTCGAGATCATCGCCCCCTGGCGGATCTGGGACTTCAAGGGCCGCAACGACCTTTTCGCCTACGCCGAAAAGCACGGGATCGAGCTTCCCGTCACCCGCGAAAAGCCCTATTCGATGGACGCCAACCTCATGCACATCAGCTACGAGGGCGGCATCCTCGAGGATCCGTGGAACGAGCCGCCGGCGGACATGTTCCAGATGACGCAGGATCCGTCGCGGGCCCCCGACGCGCCCGAATACGTCGAGATCGAATTCGCCGACGGCGTCCCCACGGCGCTCAACCGCGAGGCCCTCAGTCCCGCGAAACTCGTCCTCAAGCTCAACGAGATCGCCGGGCGCCACGGGGTCGGCCGCGTGGACGTGGTCGAGAACCGCTTCATCGGCATGAAGTCCCGGGGCGTCTACGAGACGCCGGGGGTGACGGTGCTCCACCTGGCGCACCGCGCGGTCGAGTCCCTCACGATGGACCGGGAGGTCATGCACCTGCGGGACATGCTCATGCCGCGCTTCGCGGAGCTCGTCTACAACGGCTTCTGGTTCTCCCCCGAGATGAACGTCCTGCGCGCCTTCATCGACGAGAGCCAGAAGGGCGTTCACGGGACCGCGCGCGTCAAGCTCTACAAGGGCCACGCCGCCGTCGTCGGCCGCAAGAGCCCGAACTCCCTCTACAACCCGGAGATCGCCAGCTTCGAAACGTTCGGGACCTACAACTCCAAGGACGCGGAGGGGTTCATCCGCATGAACGGGCTGCGGCTCAGCCTGAACAAGGCCCTCCGGAAGTTCCTCCAGTAGGACGGGCGCGATGGCCAAGCTCCTTCGGGAACGTTTTTCCAGGCCTGCCGACGAGTTCGCGGCGCGCTTCGTGGCCTCGGTGGAGGCGGACGAGCGGCTCGTTCCGCACGACCTGCGGGGCTCCCTCGCCCACGCGCGGATGCTCCGCCGCCAGGGGCTCCTCTCGGAGGAGGACGCCGCGGCGATCGAGCAGGGGCTCGCCCGGATCCTGCGCGAGTGGGAGGAGGGATCCTTCCGGCTGGACGTCGCCTACGAGGACGTCCACATGAACGTGGAGAAGCGCCTGACGGACCTGGCGGGGGCCGCGGGGGCGCGCCTTCACACGGCGCGGAGCCGCAACGACCAGGTGGCCGTCGACCTGCGGCTGTGGGTGCGGGACGCGGGCCGGGAGATCCTGGAGGGACTGGCGGCGCTCCGGCGGGCTCTCGCGCGGCGCGCCCGCGAGCACGCGGCGACCCTTCTGCCCGGCGTGACGCACCTCCAGCGCGCCCAGCCGGTGAGCTTCGGGCACGTCCTTCTGTGCTACCACGACCGCCTCGCGCGCGACGCGGGACGCTTCGAGGACGCCCTGCGCCGGGCGGACGTGTCGCCGCTCGGGGCGTGCGCCCTGGCGGGGACGTCCCTCCCCATCGACCCGGCCTTCACGGCCCGCGAGCTCGGGTTCTCGCGCGCGTTCGAAAACTCGATCGACGCCGTGAGCGACCGGGACTTCGCCGTGGAGTTCACGGCCGCGGCGGCGCTCCTTGCGGCCCACCTCTCGCAGATGGCGGAGGATTTCATCGTCTGGTCCGCGCCGGAGTTCGGGTTCATCGAGCTTCCGGACGAGCTCTGCACGAGTTCGTCGATCATGCCTCAGAAGAAGAATCCGGACATGATCGAGCTCGTGCGCGGGAAGGCCGCGGGGGTGACGGGCCAGCTCGTCCATCTCCTGGGCACCCTCAAGGGCCTGGCGGCCGGCTACAACCGGGATCTTCAGGAAACGAAGCCCCCCGTGTTCGCCGCGGCGGAGACGGCGCGCCTTTCCCTGCGGGCGATGCTTCTGGCGGTCGAGGGGCTGCGGGTGAACGCGGATCGGATGCTCCGCGCAGCGGAAGATCCCCAGATTCTGGCGACCGATCTGGCCGAATATCTGGCCGCGCGCGGCGTGCCCTTCCGCGAGGCGCACGGGGCGGTGGCGCGCCTCATGAAACACTGCGCGGAGCGGGGAATCTCGCCCGCGGCGATGCCGCTTTCGGAGCTTCGGGGATTCGCGCCGGCCTTCGGGGAGGACGTCTACGCGCTTCTTTCCCCGCAGGCCTCGGCCGCGGCGAAGACCTCGCCGGGCGGAACGGCTCCGGCGCTCGTGGCCGCGCGCGCGGCGCGGCTTCTGGGGGAGCCCGCTCCATGAAGTTCGACGTGGACCAGTTCGCCTCCTCCACCGCGCCGCTGCGGCTGACGAACCCGGTCGAGACGCACGAGGGCGTCGCCCCCGAGGCGGGTCAGCTCGTCGTGGTCCGGGCGCTCTCGGAGAATCCGCACTACCCGGACGTGGAGACCGTGACGGGCGAGCGGGTGCCCGTGCGGCGGGGGGACGTCCTGGCCGGCGTCCTGGGAAGCCGGCAGGCGCTCCGCGGGTTCGTGGGATACGCGCCCTACCGGCTGGCGCCGGGGGATCGGCTGCACCTGCTCAACCTGGGGGGCGTCGTGGGACGGTACGTGAGCGGGCACAAGGACCTGGGGGAGCCCGTGCAGGTGGAGGTCCTGGGGATCTCGCGCCGGAATCTTCGCGAGGCGGCCCTTCCCCGGGTGGACGTGCTGGCCCGCGCGCGGCCCATCATCCTCGTCTGCGGCTCCTGCATGAACGTGGGCAAGACCGCCACGACCGTGGAGATCATCAAGGGCCTGACGCGGCAGGGGATGAAGGTCGGCGGGGCCAAGATCACCGGCATCGCCTGCCTGAAGGACACGCGGCTCATGGAGGCCGCCGGCGCGGTGCGGACCTACAGCTTCCTGGACTGCGGGGTCCCCTCGACCGTCGACGCCGACGACATCGCCGCGATCGCGCGCTCGATCGTGGCGCGTCTGGACGACGTGGACGTGATCGTGATCGAGCTCGGGGACGGCATCCTCGGCCACTACAAGGTCGAGCGGTTCTTCGACGACCGTTCGCTGATGGCCCACATCGACGCGGTGGTCTTCTGCGCGGGGGACCTCACGGCCGCCTGGGGCGGGCGGGAGATCCTGGCGCAGCGGGGGGTGAACGTGACGGTGGTCTGCGGGCCCGCCACGGACACCGAGGCGGGCGTGGTGTACCTGGAACGGACGATCGGCGTGCCGGCGGCCAACGCCCTGACCGATCCGGACAAACTTCTGGCCGTTCTGACACCGGTATTGACGCCATGACGAAGATCCGCGCGGCGGTGATCGGGGCCTCGGGCTACATCGGCGGCGAGGCGGTGCGGCTGCTTCTGGGGCATCCCCACGTGGAGCTCGTGGGGATCACGGCCCACGAGAACGCCGGCAAGCGCCTCGACGAGGTGCAGCCGAACCTGAGGGGGTTCTCCGACCTCGTCTACCGCAAGGAATGGCCGGAGGCGGACGCGTACGTCCTTTCGCTCCCGCACGGGGAGGCGATGGAGGTCGTGCCGCGGCTGAAGGGGAAGGTGGTGGACCTTTCGGGGGACTTCCGCCTCCGGGATCCGAAGGCGTTCGAGAAGTACTACAAGGTCCCGCACAAGGCGCCGGAGCTTCTGGCGCGGTTCGTCTACGGGATTCCCGAGCTCCATCGGGCGCGGCTGCGCGAAGCCACGCACGCCGCGGCCGGAGGATGTTTCGCGACGGCGGCGAT
The window above is part of the Planctomycetota bacterium genome. Proteins encoded here:
- a CDS encoding TIGR01777 family oxidoreductase; amino-acid sequence: MKIAVTGASGFIGRRLCARARERGHEVVTIGRFSGDRLWDPGAGPAPLAGVDAVVHLAGEPVAEGRWTRRKMAAIRESRVVGTRNLVEGLAGAPVRVLVSASATGYYGDRGEEELTEDSPPGEGFLAEVCREWEREAFRAADRGVRVVVVRTGVALGPDGGALARMRTPFWLGLGGRLGSGEQWMSWIDRDDLVGIYLHALEREEVSGPLLGTAPEPVRNAEFTKALGRALGRPAVVPMPGWMLRALFGRVAEVLLSSQRCRPRRTLASGFRFEHPDLGEALGRALAA
- the argH gene encoding argininosuccinate lyase is translated as MAKLLRERFSRPADEFAARFVASVEADERLVPHDLRGSLAHARMLRRQGLLSEEDAAAIEQGLARILREWEEGSFRLDVAYEDVHMNVEKRLTDLAGAAGARLHTARSRNDQVAVDLRLWVRDAGREILEGLAALRRALARRAREHAATLLPGVTHLQRAQPVSFGHVLLCYHDRLARDAGRFEDALRRADVSPLGACALAGTSLPIDPAFTARELGFSRAFENSIDAVSDRDFAVEFTAAAALLAAHLSQMAEDFIVWSAPEFGFIELPDELCTSSSIMPQKKNPDMIELVRGKAAGVTGQLVHLLGTLKGLAAGYNRDLQETKPPVFAAAETARLSLRAMLLAVEGLRVNADRMLRAAEDPQILATDLAEYLAARGVPFREAHGAVARLMKHCAERGISPAAMPLSELRGFAPAFGEDVYALLSPQASAAAKTSPGGTAPALVAARAARLLGEPAP
- the argR gene encoding arginine repressor, which translates into the protein MSIKAERQRALLEIVASRAVATQAELKELLRARGFAADQGTISRDVRELGLVKVSDDGVHYRYAPVEAVAPPAPPKAGAILARLVRKVDWSGNLLVVKTDPGEASPVGLALDRMGWPDVVGTVAGDDTLLVVVREGASARKLARKIMDLKTHKREPA
- a CDS encoding argininosuccinate synthase, translating into MTRKIVLAYSGGLDTSVILKWLKEKYQCPVVAFIADIGQGEDIGAISRKAARTGADKVHVADLREEFARDYVFAALKANAVYEGAYLMGTSIARPLIAKYQVKVAKSEGADAVAHGATGKGNDQVRFELTVKALAPELEIIAPWRIWDFKGRNDLFAYAEKHGIELPVTREKPYSMDANLMHISYEGGILEDPWNEPPADMFQMTQDPSRAPDAPEYVEIEFADGVPTALNREALSPAKLVLKLNEIAGRHGVGRVDVVENRFIGMKSRGVYETPGVTVLHLAHRAVESLTMDREVMHLRDMLMPRFAELVYNGFWFSPEMNVLRAFIDESQKGVHGTARVKLYKGHAAVVGRKSPNSLYNPEIASFETFGTYNSKDAEGFIRMNGLRLSLNKALRKFLQ